In Sphingomonas sp., a single window of DNA contains:
- a CDS encoding phytoene desaturase, with protein sequence MRRAVVIGAGFGGLALAIRLQSAGVDTTVIEARDKPGGRAYYWERDGFTFDGGPTVITDPDALKELWRLSGHDISEDVNLKRVTPFYRLSWPDGTTFDYTNDDAVLAGEIAKLDASDIAGYRKFLDYSERVYQEGYVKLGAKAFLDFKSMLKAAPALMQNQAWRSVYSVVAGYVKNEKLREALSFHTLLVGGNPMATSSIYALIHKLERDGGVWWAEGGTNRLIAGMITHFERLGGMVRIGDPVDEILTLGDRVVGVRTHSGFEIEVDAVASNADIVHSYRDLLRNSRSARRTAGKLVNKRFSPSLFVVHFGLRGTFPDIPHHMILFGPRYKGLLDDIYTHGVVSEDFSLYLHHPSASDPSMAPEGHSTFYALAPVPHLGKFPADWNEVGPILESRILAEVQRRLIPDLAERIVTKFHYAPTDFRDDLAAHHGSGFSLEPILTQSAWFRVHNRDDAISNLYFVGAGTHPGAGIPGVVGSAKATAELMLGEIGA encoded by the coding sequence ATGCGCCGCGCAGTCGTGATCGGCGCCGGGTTCGGCGGCCTCGCCCTTGCCATTCGCCTCCAGTCGGCAGGCGTCGATACCACCGTCATCGAAGCGCGGGACAAGCCGGGCGGCCGCGCCTATTATTGGGAGCGCGACGGCTTCACCTTCGACGGCGGGCCGACGGTGATCACCGATCCGGACGCGCTCAAGGAACTCTGGCGCCTCTCGGGCCACGACATTTCAGAGGATGTGAACCTCAAGCGGGTCACGCCGTTCTACCGCCTGTCCTGGCCGGACGGCACGACCTTCGACTATACCAACGACGATGCCGTGCTGGCGGGCGAGATCGCCAAGCTCGATGCGAGCGACATCGCCGGCTATCGCAAGTTCCTCGATTATTCCGAGCGCGTCTATCAGGAAGGCTATGTGAAGCTGGGCGCCAAGGCGTTCCTCGACTTCAAGTCGATGCTGAAGGCCGCGCCGGCGCTGATGCAGAACCAGGCTTGGCGCTCGGTCTATTCGGTGGTCGCGGGCTATGTGAAGAACGAGAAGCTGCGCGAGGCGCTGTCGTTCCACACGCTGCTCGTCGGCGGCAACCCGATGGCGACCAGCAGCATCTATGCGCTGATCCACAAGCTCGAGCGCGACGGCGGCGTCTGGTGGGCCGAGGGCGGCACCAACCGGCTGATCGCCGGGATGATCACGCATTTCGAGCGGTTGGGCGGCATGGTGCGGATCGGCGACCCGGTCGACGAGATCCTGACGCTGGGCGACCGCGTCGTTGGTGTGCGTACGCATAGCGGCTTCGAGATCGAGGTCGATGCGGTCGCGAGCAACGCCGATATCGTCCACAGCTATCGCGACCTGCTGCGCAACTCGCGCAGCGCGCGGCGAACCGCGGGCAAGCTCGTCAACAAGCGCTTCTCGCCCTCGCTCTTCGTCGTGCATTTCGGGCTGCGCGGGACCTTCCCCGACATTCCGCACCACATGATCCTGTTCGGCCCGCGCTATAAGGGGCTGCTCGACGACATCTACACCCACGGCGTGGTGAGCGAGGATTTCTCGCTCTATCTCCACCATCCGAGCGCGTCCGACCCGAGCATGGCGCCCGAGGGGCATTCGACCTTCTACGCGCTGGCGCCGGTGCCGCATCTCGGCAAGTTCCCGGCCGACTGGAACGAGGTGGGGCCGATCCTCGAATCGCGGATCCTGGCGGAGGTCCAGCGCCGGCTGATCCCCGATCTGGCCGAACGGATCGTCACCAAGTTCCACTATGCGCCGACCGACTTCCGCGACGATCTCGCCGCGCATCACGGCTCGGGCTTCAGCCTGGAGCCGATCCTGACACAGAGCGCCTGGTTCCGCGTGCACAATCGCGACGACGCGATCTCGAACCTGTATTTCGTGGGTGCGGGCACGCATCCGGGCGCGGGCATTCCGGGCGTGGTGGGGAGCGCCAAGGCTACCGCCGAGCTGATGCTGGGCGAGATCGGGGCCTAA
- the crtY gene encoding lycopene beta-cyclase CrtY, with protein sequence MPSTISCDVAIVGGGLAGGLIALAIRKKKPDCTVRLIEGSARVGGNHLWSFFADDVAPEHRWLSAPLIGHGWSGYDVAFPGHFRSLPSRYYSVESDHLDRVVRAELGEKSLLLEREAADVTPTAVALADGDLVEAEGVIDCRGVGDTSALQLGWQKFHGAELVLNDLHDVTRPVIMDATVPQIDGYRFVYCLPFSPTRMFVEDTYYSDTPSIDVLATGDRIEAYADAAGWQVDRVLREEVGSLPVAMGGDHAAYWAAGGRGIAKAGMKAGLFHPMTGYSFPDAIRTAALIADTRDYSGEALHQMLYGYSHALWRKRGFYRMLAAMLFKAAEPEERYRVLERFYRLDAGLIQRFYAAQSTWGDRVRVLSGKPPVPVGRALSAIWGR encoded by the coding sequence ATGCCTTCAACCATCAGTTGTGACGTCGCCATTGTCGGCGGCGGCCTTGCCGGCGGGCTTATCGCGCTGGCAATCCGGAAGAAGAAACCCGATTGCACCGTTCGGCTGATCGAAGGCTCGGCGCGGGTCGGCGGCAATCACCTCTGGTCGTTCTTCGCCGACGATGTCGCGCCCGAGCATCGCTGGCTGTCGGCGCCGCTGATCGGCCATGGCTGGAGCGGCTATGACGTCGCCTTTCCCGGCCATTTCCGCAGCCTGCCGTCGCGCTATTATTCGGTCGAGTCCGACCATTTGGATCGCGTGGTGCGCGCCGAACTGGGCGAGAAGAGCCTGTTGCTCGAGCGCGAGGCGGCGGACGTCACCCCCACCGCGGTCGCGCTGGCCGACGGTGACCTCGTCGAGGCCGAGGGCGTGATCGATTGCCGCGGCGTCGGCGATACCAGCGCACTCCAGCTCGGCTGGCAGAAATTCCACGGCGCCGAACTGGTCCTCAACGACCTGCATGACGTGACGCGCCCGGTGATCATGGACGCAACCGTGCCGCAGATCGACGGCTACCGGTTCGTCTACTGCCTGCCGTTCAGCCCGACGCGGATGTTCGTCGAAGATACCTATTACAGCGATACGCCGTCGATCGACGTGCTCGCGACCGGCGACCGGATCGAGGCCTATGCCGATGCCGCGGGCTGGCAGGTCGATCGCGTGCTGCGCGAGGAAGTGGGCAGCCTGCCGGTGGCGATGGGCGGCGACCATGCCGCCTATTGGGCCGCCGGCGGCCGCGGTATCGCCAAGGCGGGGATGAAGGCCGGGCTGTTCCACCCGATGACCGGCTATTCCTTCCCCGACGCGATCCGCACTGCCGCACTGATCGCCGACACCCGCGACTATTCGGGCGAGGCGCTGCACCAAATGCTATATGGCTATTCGCACGCGCTCTGGCGCAAGCGCGGCTTCTATCGCATGCTCGCCGCAATGCTGTTCAAAGCGGCCGAACCCGAGGAGCGCTATCGCGTGCTGGAACGATTTTACCGACTGGACGCAGGACTGATCCAGCGCTTCTACGCCGCACAATCGACCTGGGGAGACCGTGTCCGCGTACTTTCGGGCAAGCCGCCGGTGCCGGTGGGCCGCGCGCTTTCCGCGATCTGGGGTCGCTGA
- a CDS encoding PEPxxWA-CTERM sorting domain-containing protein, whose protein sequence is MQNKLFGATLVAATLLGAPVAQAQVALTTKTYTQDFNTLATSGTSKALPTGWKLDERGSSTAGSDDAYATTNANTGTAYAFGTGSERALGSVASGTATPILFGAFFTNALGGAIESLTLNYFGEQWRLGTASSDRLSFEYSLNATSLSNGSWTAFSALDFASIKNGTGSGSSSSALDGNAAGNRADISATIGNLLIADGSGFAIRWTDRDVGGSDHGLAIDDLTLIATLAPSAVPEPASWALLIGGFGFAGAALRRRAKKAVFA, encoded by the coding sequence ATGCAGAACAAGCTTTTTGGCGCGACGCTGGTCGCCGCCACGCTGCTCGGCGCGCCCGTCGCGCAGGCCCAGGTCGCGCTGACGACCAAGACCTACACCCAGGATTTCAACACGCTGGCGACCAGCGGCACCAGCAAGGCGCTGCCCACCGGCTGGAAGCTCGACGAGCGCGGCAGCAGCACCGCGGGTTCGGACGACGCCTATGCGACGACCAACGCCAATACCGGCACTGCCTATGCCTTCGGTACCGGCAGCGAGCGCGCGCTGGGCAGCGTCGCCTCGGGCACCGCGACGCCGATCCTGTTCGGCGCCTTCTTCACCAACGCGCTGGGCGGCGCGATCGAGTCGCTGACGCTCAACTATTTCGGCGAACAATGGCGCCTCGGCACCGCCAGCAGCGACCGGCTGAGCTTCGAATATTCACTCAACGCCACGTCGCTGTCGAACGGCAGCTGGACCGCGTTCAGCGCGCTCGACTTCGCCAGCATCAAGAATGGCACGGGTTCGGGCAGTTCGAGCAGCGCGCTGGACGGCAATGCCGCGGGCAATCGGGCAGACATCAGCGCGACGATCGGCAATCTGCTGATCGCCGATGGCAGCGGGTTCGCGATCCGCTGGACCGATCGTGACGTCGGCGGCTCGGACCATGGCCTCGCGATCGACGACCTCACGCTCATCGCCACGCTGGCGCCGAGCGCGGTCCCCGAACCGGCGTCTTGGGCACTGCTGATCGGCGGCTTCGGCTTCGCCGGCGCCGCGCTGCGCCGCCGCGCCAAGAAGGCGGTCTTCGCCTGA
- a CDS encoding TonB-dependent receptor domain-containing protein: MKLRYLLLTFCSVVSIHPALAQSKEDAPKPNSVAQLPEKEVFSTGVAKGRDRLDSATSTSAYRAGEFEKLGPRPLGDILRTMPGLRVESGIGEGNANYTVRGLPLAAGGSKYMQFQEDGLPVLEFGDIFNVGVDVFMRADFNVAAIESIRGGSGSTFSSNAPGGVINLISKTGETRGGAVQATVGLDYGEKRVDMDYGQPIGDGWRFHVGGYYRTGEGPRNIGFTGYKGGQIRANVTKQFAGGYVRVSGKWLDDRSPTFAPYPIRITGTNDHPVVESVSGFDIRKDSLLSPFIGPVTTLDGDNKLARYDVANGMHAKSKAIGLEAQFDVAGITVSERARYSANSGDFLRVFPSAVGPIATIAASQAGAGAVATYASGPNIGKLVPVNANGNGLLSFNYMAQTRIRSLDNFTNDVRATRVWKLGRGDLTVTGGLYKANQKLRAVWLHSGIDTDVAGDGRTAMVDITSAGGVAQTQSGYYTFSRNGSKFRRIFDVSYGILAPYGSVNYHVGKLSIGGSVRYDRGRVRGSLIGADLGGGRVGLIRYDINGNGLISAPETRVAFLPLDTPAPVRYNYGYWSYSSGVNYRVAEPFSVFARYSRGARANADKILFTPAVSTIDGSVPNAADKYDEVRQLEGGFKFRKAGATFNVTAFRATADDHNVLNGSANQTIRSYRATGVEMEGGYRRGIFSITAGATYTTAKITRDFLDPTLTGKEPRHQPAWTLEATPQIELRRMTLGANVVTITSSYAQDSNLLKMPGFTVVNAFLAVKPVDRVRVMLNASNLFDQVGFFEFNQSEVPTNGIGWGRAINGRTVSLSAKLDF, translated from the coding sequence GTGAAACTGCGGTATCTGCTGCTCACCTTCTGCTCGGTCGTCAGCATCCATCCTGCCCTCGCTCAGTCGAAAGAGGATGCGCCAAAGCCCAACAGCGTAGCGCAACTACCCGAGAAGGAAGTCTTCTCCACCGGCGTCGCCAAGGGTCGCGACCGGCTGGACAGCGCGACCTCGACCAGTGCCTATCGCGCCGGCGAGTTCGAGAAACTGGGTCCGCGCCCCCTGGGTGACATACTCCGCACCATGCCCGGTCTGCGCGTCGAGAGCGGAATCGGCGAGGGCAACGCGAACTATACGGTGCGCGGCCTGCCGCTGGCGGCCGGCGGCTCCAAATATATGCAGTTTCAGGAAGACGGGCTGCCGGTGCTCGAATTCGGCGACATCTTTAACGTCGGCGTCGACGTGTTCATGCGCGCCGATTTCAACGTCGCGGCGATCGAGTCGATCCGCGGCGGCTCGGGGTCGACCTTCTCGTCCAATGCGCCGGGCGGGGTGATCAACCTGATCTCCAAGACCGGCGAAACGCGGGGCGGCGCGGTGCAGGCCACGGTCGGGCTCGATTATGGCGAGAAGCGCGTGGACATGGACTATGGCCAGCCGATCGGCGATGGCTGGCGCTTCCATGTCGGCGGCTATTATCGCACCGGCGAGGGCCCGCGCAACATCGGCTTCACCGGCTACAAGGGTGGCCAGATCCGAGCCAACGTCACCAAACAATTCGCTGGCGGCTATGTACGGGTAAGCGGCAAGTGGCTCGACGATCGCTCGCCCACCTTCGCGCCCTATCCGATCAGGATCACCGGCACCAACGACCATCCCGTCGTCGAGAGCGTCAGCGGATTCGACATCCGCAAGGATTCGCTGCTCTCGCCGTTCATCGGCCCGGTGACGACGCTGGACGGCGACAACAAGCTCGCCCGCTACGACGTCGCCAACGGCATGCACGCCAAGAGCAAGGCGATCGGCCTGGAGGCGCAGTTCGATGTCGCCGGGATCACGGTCAGCGAGCGCGCCCGCTATTCGGCCAACTCGGGCGACTTCCTCCGCGTCTTCCCCTCCGCCGTTGGCCCGATCGCGACGATCGCCGCCTCGCAGGCGGGCGCGGGAGCAGTGGCGACCTATGCCAGCGGCCCGAACATCGGCAAGCTCGTGCCGGTGAACGCCAACGGCAATGGCCTGCTGTCCTTCAACTACATGGCGCAGACCCGCATCCGATCACTCGACAATTTCACCAACGACGTCCGGGCAACCCGCGTCTGGAAGCTGGGCCGCGGCGACCTGACCGTCACCGGCGGCCTGTACAAGGCGAACCAGAAGCTGCGTGCGGTGTGGCTGCATTCGGGTATCGACACCGACGTCGCCGGCGACGGCCGGACCGCGATGGTCGACATCACCAGCGCCGGCGGCGTCGCTCAGACCCAGAGCGGCTATTACACGTTCAGCCGCAACGGCAGCAAATTCCGTCGCATCTTCGACGTGTCGTATGGCATCCTCGCGCCCTATGGCTCGGTGAACTATCATGTCGGCAAGCTCTCGATCGGCGGCAGCGTCCGCTATGATCGGGGCCGCGTGCGTGGTTCGCTGATCGGCGCCGATCTGGGCGGCGGACGCGTCGGGCTGATCCGCTACGACATCAACGGCAACGGCCTGATCTCGGCACCCGAAACCCGCGTCGCCTTCCTGCCGCTCGATACGCCCGCGCCGGTCCGCTACAATTATGGCTATTGGAGCTATTCGAGCGGCGTCAACTACCGCGTCGCCGAGCCCTTCTCGGTCTTCGCCCGCTACAGCCGCGGCGCCCGCGCCAATGCCGACAAGATCCTGTTCACCCCCGCGGTGAGCACGATCGATGGCAGCGTACCCAATGCAGCGGACAAATATGACGAGGTCCGCCAGCTCGAAGGCGGGTTCAAGTTCCGCAAGGCGGGCGCAACGTTCAACGTCACGGCCTTCCGCGCGACCGCGGACGACCACAATGTCCTCAACGGCTCGGCCAACCAGACCATTCGCAGCTACCGGGCGACCGGGGTGGAAATGGAAGGCGGCTATCGGCGCGGCATTTTCAGCATCACCGCGGGTGCGACCTACACGACCGCCAAGATCACCAGGGACTTCCTCGATCCGACTCTGACCGGCAAGGAACCGCGCCACCAGCCCGCCTGGACGCTGGAGGCCACCCCGCAGATCGAACTGCGCCGGATGACGCTGGGCGCCAATGTGGTGACGATCACCAGCAGCTATGCGCAGGACAGCAACCTGCTCAAAATGCCGGGCTTCACCGTGGTCAACGCCTTCCTGGCGGTGAAGCCGGTCGATCGGGTGCGGGTGATGCTCAACGCGAGCAATCTGTTCGACCAGGTCGGCTTCTTCGAGTTCAACCAGAGCGAAGTGCCGACCAACGGCATCGGTTGGGGCCGCGCGATCAACGGCCGCACCGTCTCGCTCTCGGCCAAGCTCGACTTCTGA
- a CDS encoding sterol desaturase family protein — protein sequence MDIALAILVSAIAMTVIVGVRYVAASAGFALATRLRHPGLYAGQSRQIRREIRWSLASAAIYGIPAGIVAWGWKAEGWTRIYGDLHAYPLWYLPLSVLVYLFLHDTWFYWTHRAMHVPALFRRYHAVHHASRPPTAWAAMSFHWGEALSGAIVIPLLVFAIPIHVGALGLVLTIMTVMGVTNHMGWEIFPAWMWRGPLGAWLITASHHQRHHERYGCNYGLYFRFWDRLCGTDQGLGRFDPAARRLGPGRAAAADQRRAAGDAGA from the coding sequence ATGGACATCGCCCTTGCCATCCTCGTCTCCGCGATCGCCATGACGGTGATCGTCGGCGTGCGCTACGTCGCGGCCTCGGCGGGGTTTGCGCTGGCGACGCGGCTGCGCCATCCCGGCCTCTACGCCGGCCAATCCAGGCAAATCCGCAGGGAAATCCGCTGGAGCCTCGCCTCGGCGGCGATCTACGGCATCCCCGCGGGCATCGTTGCCTGGGGGTGGAAGGCGGAAGGCTGGACGCGGATCTATGGCGACCTCCACGCCTATCCGTTATGGTATCTGCCGCTGTCGGTGCTGGTCTACCTCTTCCTGCACGACACCTGGTTCTACTGGACGCACCGGGCGATGCACGTGCCCGCGCTGTTCCGCCGCTATCATGCCGTCCATCACGCCAGCCGCCCGCCCACCGCCTGGGCGGCGATGAGCTTCCATTGGGGCGAGGCGCTGTCGGGCGCGATCGTCATTCCGCTGCTGGTCTTCGCGATTCCCATTCATGTCGGCGCGCTCGGCTTGGTCCTGACGATCATGACGGTTATGGGAGTGACCAATCATATGGGCTGGGAGATTTTCCCGGCCTGGATGTGGCGGGGGCCGCTGGGCGCATGGCTGATCACGGCAAGCCATCACCAGCGGCATCATGAGCGATATGGGTGCAATTATGGACTATATTTCCGGTTCTGGGACCGGCTGTGCGGGACCGACCAGGGGTTGGGGCGGTTCGATCCTGCGGCGCGGCGCCTGGGCCCTGGTCGCGCTGCCGCTGCTGACCAGCGCCGCGCCGCTGGCGACGCTGGAGCTTGA
- a CDS encoding DUF2141 domain-containing protein, which produces MRSTRGLLQICIAPAASQFPDCRDGHGAIKRTIPAADGKLRLSGLAPGDYAVAVIHDANGNGKLDTFMGIPREGFGFSRNPVIGFGPPRFSAAQFPLEGGSDRQEVKLRYLL; this is translated from the coding sequence CTGCGCTCGACGCGCGGGCTGCTTCAGATCTGCATTGCGCCGGCTGCGAGCCAGTTCCCCGATTGCCGCGATGGGCACGGCGCCATCAAGCGGACCATCCCCGCCGCCGACGGCAAGCTGCGCCTGAGCGGCCTCGCCCCCGGCGATTACGCCGTGGCGGTGATCCACGACGCCAATGGCAACGGCAAGCTGGATACCTTCATGGGCATTCCCCGCGAAGGATTCGGCTTTTCGCGCAACCCGGTCATAGGCTTCGGTCCGCCGCGCTTTTCCGCCGCGCAATTTCCGCTCGAGGGCGGCAGCGATCGGCAGGAAGTGAAGCTGCGCTATTTGCTGTAG
- a CDS encoding MipA/OmpV family protein has translation MSFLRTAASAALVSLPLFAAAPAFAQQSTDSPPDMTRDTVTIGVGAATVPSYDGSDKNVVTAAPLVRGRVSGINFVVLGSRAWADVIADNNGPGWDFQAGPLVNVNLNRTSRIDDRQVEALGKIDTAVEAGGFVGIGKQGLITSDYDKLTVSFSYLHDVGNVHKSYVMAPSVSYGTPLSRKAYVLLNLSGNYMGNGYAQTYFGVTPGGSARSGLPVYYARKGWKDWTLGAMGNVSLTGDLTHGLSMVGGVAYRRMLDDAADSPVVRIAGSRSQWFGALGLAYTF, from the coding sequence ATGTCCTTCCTGCGTACTGCGGCGAGCGCCGCCCTTGTTTCGCTCCCGCTGTTCGCGGCGGCGCCCGCGTTCGCCCAGCAAAGCACCGATTCGCCGCCCGACATGACCCGCGACACCGTGACGATCGGCGTCGGCGCGGCGACCGTGCCGAGCTATGACGGCTCGGACAAGAACGTCGTCACTGCCGCGCCGCTGGTCCGCGGCCGCGTCTCGGGCATCAACTTCGTCGTGTTGGGCAGCCGCGCCTGGGCCGACGTGATCGCCGACAACAATGGCCCCGGCTGGGATTTCCAGGCCGGCCCGCTCGTCAACGTCAACCTCAACCGCACCTCGCGGATCGACGATCGCCAGGTGGAGGCGCTCGGCAAGATCGACACCGCGGTCGAGGCGGGCGGTTTCGTCGGCATCGGCAAGCAGGGGCTGATCACCAGCGACTATGACAAGCTGACCGTGAGCTTCTCGTATCTCCACGACGTCGGCAACGTGCATAAGAGCTATGTGATGGCGCCGTCGGTCAGCTACGGCACGCCGCTCAGCCGCAAGGCCTATGTGCTGCTCAACCTCTCGGGCAACTATATGGGCAATGGCTATGCGCAGACCTATTTCGGCGTGACGCCGGGCGGCAGCGCGCGCAGTGGCCTGCCGGTCTATTATGCCCGCAAGGGGTGGAAGGACTGGACGCTGGGCGCGATGGGCAATGTTTCGCTCACCGGCGACCTTACCCATGGCCTGTCGATGGTCGGCGGCGTTGCCTATCGCCGCATGCTCGACGACGCGGCCGATTCGCCCGTTGTCCGCATCGCCGGCTCGCGCAGCCAGTGGTTCGGCGCGCTCGGGCTCGCATACACCTTCTGA